Proteins from one Alkalidesulfovibrio alkalitolerans DSM 16529 genomic window:
- a CDS encoding nucleoside recognition domain-containing protein, translating into MNRSPSSWPVQICGGLAAWLGARLRQTFAAAFSLFKVMIPVIVAVKILQEYDLVEPLARPLEPVMGLVGLPGVFGLAWASAMLTSMYSGLVVFAQLALHEPVTIAQATVLATMMLVAHNLLVESAVARASGTSAAMQLALRLAGALIVGAVLNQIYLAGGWLQEPARIIFTPEAPPATIAAWALGELKNLGLILGIIFTLMVAMGLLELIGATALLNRLLAPVLRLCGIGPAAAPITVVGMTLGLAYGGGLIIQQARSGALSKRDVVFSLTLMGFCHAVIEDTMIMVLAGAHFSGILWGRLIFSLLFTALLVRLTRGLPERVFDRLFWPVGAAKAQARP; encoded by the coding sequence GTGAACCGCTCCCCCTCGTCCTGGCCCGTCCAGATCTGCGGCGGCCTGGCCGCCTGGCTCGGCGCGCGGCTGCGCCAGACCTTCGCGGCCGCCTTCTCGCTCTTCAAGGTCATGATCCCGGTCATCGTCGCGGTCAAGATCCTTCAGGAGTACGACCTCGTGGAACCGCTGGCCCGGCCGCTCGAACCGGTCATGGGGCTGGTCGGCCTGCCCGGCGTCTTCGGCCTGGCCTGGGCCTCGGCCATGCTCACGAGCATGTATTCCGGGCTCGTGGTCTTCGCCCAACTCGCCCTGCACGAGCCCGTGACCATCGCCCAGGCCACGGTGCTGGCGACCATGATGCTCGTGGCCCACAACCTCCTCGTGGAGTCGGCCGTGGCCCGCGCCTCGGGCACGAGCGCGGCCATGCAGCTCGCGCTTCGGCTCGCGGGCGCGCTGATCGTCGGCGCGGTCCTGAACCAGATCTACCTCGCGGGCGGCTGGCTGCAGGAGCCCGCCAGGATCATCTTCACCCCCGAGGCCCCGCCCGCGACCATCGCCGCCTGGGCGTTGGGCGAGTTGAAGAACCTCGGCCTCATCCTCGGCATCATCTTCACGCTCATGGTGGCCATGGGGCTGCTCGAACTCATCGGCGCCACGGCCCTCTTGAACCGTCTCCTGGCCCCGGTGCTCAGGCTGTGCGGCATCGGTCCGGCGGCCGCGCCCATCACCGTGGTCGGCATGACGCTCGGGCTCGCCTACGGCGGCGGGCTGATCATCCAGCAGGCGCGCTCGGGCGCGCTCTCCAAGCGCGACGTGGTCTTCAGCCTGACGCTGATGGGCTTTTGCCACGCCGTCATCGAGGACACCATGATCATGGTCCTGGCCGGGGCGCACTTCTCGGGCATCCTCTGGGGCCGCCTGATCTTCTCGCTGCTCTTCACCGCCCTTCTGGTGCGTCTCACGCGCGGCCTGCCCGAGCGCGTCTTCGACCGCCTGTTCTGGCCCGTGGGCGCGGCCAAGGCCCAGGCGCGGCCATGA
- a CDS encoding aminotransferase class IV, with the protein MIAWRDGRFVDEGALSWPGAAARLGAGFFATVRWDGREARHYARHAARLLASLDHFELPRLAPPDAEVAAEVARRNGLSGRVGRINLVYPLEGPELDAAPARPVLLAAAFTPPSPGPLALAVHPEPHASYLGAHKSTSYLPYLLARRGARRAGLFDAVLVDQDGLVVEASACALLLADAEGLVAPAHALALPSIALSLAAEALPVRRHPVLAEELGGFAHAYVLNSLIGMRPVERIGPHAYEIDTAPCAAADAVIL; encoded by the coding sequence GTGATCGCCTGGCGCGACGGCCGCTTCGTGGACGAGGGGGCGCTCTCGTGGCCGGGTGCGGCCGCGCGCCTGGGCGCGGGCTTCTTCGCCACCGTGCGCTGGGACGGCCGCGAGGCGCGCCACTACGCCCGCCATGCGGCGCGGCTCCTGGCCAGCCTGGACCATTTCGAGTTGCCCCGGCTGGCGCCGCCGGATGCCGAGGTCGCGGCCGAAGTGGCGCGGCGAAACGGACTTTCGGGCCGCGTGGGCAGGATCAACCTCGTCTATCCCCTGGAAGGGCCCGAGCTTGACGCCGCTCCCGCGCGGCCGGTCCTTCTCGCGGCGGCCTTCACGCCCCCGTCGCCAGGGCCGCTTGCGCTCGCGGTGCATCCCGAGCCGCATGCCTCGTATCTTGGCGCGCACAAGTCCACGAGCTACCTGCCCTATCTGCTGGCCCGGCGCGGGGCTAGGCGCGCGGGTCTTTTCGATGCGGTGCTGGTGGATCAGGACGGGCTGGTGGTGGAGGCCTCGGCCTGTGCGCTGCTCCTGGCCGACGCCGAGGGGCTTGTCGCGCCCGCGCACGCCCTGGCGCTGCCGAGCATCGCGCTTTCACTCGCCGCCGAGGCGCTGCCCGTCAGGCGGCATCCCGTGCTGGCCGAGGAACTGGGCGGCTTCGCCCATGCCTACGTGCTGAACAGCCTGATCGGCATGCGGCCGGTGGAGCGCATCGGCCCGCACGCCTACGAGATCGACACCGCCCCCTGCGCGGCGGCGGATGCGGTTATACTGTGA
- a CDS encoding chorismate-binding protein, whose protein sequence is MHVRDSFPYPPEAVLGLAAALEREAGADVLCAPGADGRSPTLFMGVAPEEEFVLLPGADAGDMAAFAFADERPTMGLLAYEFGLDRLGVRSRKERVMPRGMLRKYGLHLAYDPKAKRLDLLHHAEPDVRLLDLARRLAANPEAFVPDAYGAPRPARVTGHVRRSLSSEAYEAAVTEVLARIRQGHTYQLNLSVEFRAPVRECDPFALFRLLFGRYPAPHYAFFRCGPQAVISTSPERFVRVADGEVLSQPIKGTLRLPPGQRRKGLAGPPPDLARALRASPKEDAELSMIVDLMRNDVAASCEYGSVGVRAHKSVFVVDDLLQMYSEVTGRLRPDLNVFDLVQEAFPPGSVTGCPKKRSLEIIEELEPHTREAYCGSVLLVHGPRDMDASVAIRTARHDADAGEMVFHAGSGIVVDSDPAAEERETVAKADKFLRLMEELS, encoded by the coding sequence ATGCATGTGCGCGACTCCTTCCCGTATCCGCCTGAGGCCGTGCTGGGCCTTGCGGCCGCCTTGGAGCGCGAGGCCGGGGCGGACGTGCTCTGCGCGCCGGGCGCGGACGGCCGCTCGCCCACGCTCTTCATGGGCGTCGCGCCCGAGGAGGAGTTCGTGCTCCTGCCCGGCGCGGACGCGGGCGACATGGCGGCCTTCGCCTTTGCCGACGAGCGGCCGACCATGGGCCTGCTGGCCTACGAGTTCGGCCTGGACCGTCTGGGCGTGCGCAGCAGGAAGGAACGGGTCATGCCGCGCGGGATGCTGCGCAAGTACGGCCTGCACCTGGCCTACGACCCCAAGGCCAAGCGGCTCGACCTCTTGCACCACGCGGAGCCGGACGTGCGCCTGCTCGATCTGGCGCGCAGGCTGGCCGCGAACCCGGAAGCTTTCGTCCCCGACGCATACGGCGCGCCGCGCCCGGCCCGCGTTACGGGCCACGTCCGCCGCTCCCTGTCCAGCGAGGCCTACGAGGCGGCCGTAACCGAGGTGCTGGCGCGCATCCGCCAGGGCCACACCTACCAGCTCAACCTGTCCGTGGAGTTTCGCGCCCCCGTGCGCGAATGCGACCCCTTTGCTCTGTTCCGGCTGCTCTTCGGACGTTATCCCGCGCCGCACTACGCCTTTTTCCGCTGCGGCCCGCAGGCCGTGATCTCCACCTCGCCCGAGCGGTTTGTGCGCGTGGCGGACGGCGAGGTGCTCTCGCAGCCCATCAAGGGCACGCTGCGCCTGCCGCCGGGGCAGCGCCGGAAGGGTCTGGCCGGGCCGCCGCCCGATCTGGCGCGGGCGCTTCGCGCCTCGCCCAAGGAGGACGCCGAGCTTTCCATGATCGTGGACCTGATGCGCAACGACGTGGCCGCGTCCTGCGAGTATGGCAGCGTGGGCGTGCGGGCGCACAAGTCGGTCTTCGTGGTGGACGACCTGCTGCAGATGTACAGCGAGGTCACGGGGCGGCTTCGGCCCGATCTGAACGTCTTCGACCTCGTGCAGGAGGCCTTTCCGCCCGGCTCGGTCACGGGCTGCCCCAAGAAGCGTTCGCTGGAGATCATCGAGGAGTTGGAGCCGCACACGCGCGAGGCCTATTGCGGCAGCGTGCTGCTGGTGCACGGCCCGCGCGACATGGACGCCTCCGTGGCCATCCGCACGGCCCGCCACGACGCGGACGCGGGGGAGATGGTCTTTCACGCGGGCAGCGGCATCGTGGTGGATTCGGACCCTGCGGCCGAGGAGCGCGAGACCGTGGCCAAGGCGGACAAGTTTTTGCGGCTCATGGAGGAGCTGTCGTGA
- a CDS encoding anthranilate synthase component II codes for MKLLLVDNEDSFTRILEHLLATVTGTAPLVLPYAAFTMRAARAADLVVVSPGPGHPADYPAYEPLVTATDGPPVLGVCLGMQIINHFLGGEVAPLPGCVHGRASEIAFAGRRLRVARYHSLHLSRLAQGLVVEAATDEGVIMAVRHETRPLLGYLFHPESFLTESPEIFIRHACARLLPVSA; via the coding sequence ATGAAGCTTCTGCTGGTGGACAACGAGGACAGTTTCACCCGCATCCTCGAACATCTGCTGGCCACGGTCACGGGAACGGCCCCTTTGGTGCTGCCCTACGCGGCCTTCACCATGCGGGCCGCGCGCGCGGCCGACCTCGTGGTCGTCTCGCCGGGGCCGGGGCATCCGGCCGACTATCCGGCCTACGAGCCGCTCGTTACGGCCACGGACGGCCCGCCGGTGCTCGGCGTGTGTCTGGGAATGCAGATCATCAACCACTTCCTGGGCGGCGAGGTCGCGCCCCTGCCCGGCTGCGTGCACGGCCGCGCCTCCGAGATAGCGTTCGCGGGCAGGCGGCTTCGCGTGGCCCGCTACCATTCGCTGCATCTCTCGCGGCTGGCCCAAGGCCTGGTGGTCGAGGCGGCCACGGACGAGGGCGTGATCATGGCCGTGCGCCACGAGACGCGGCCGCTTCTGGGGTATCTGTTCCACCCCGAATCCTTTCTCACCGAATCGCCGGAGATATTCATCCGCCATGCATGTGCGCGACTCCTTCCCGTATCCGCCTGA
- a CDS encoding type II toxin-antitoxin system RelE family toxin: MTYRLRFHELALKEWKKLNEALREQFKKKLAERLQNPRIPSAALSGMPDCFKIKLRKAGYRLVYRVDEDVVFVTVLAVGKRDKLRVYASAGGRIAE, encoded by the coding sequence GTGACCTATAGGCTGCGCTTCCACGAACTGGCCCTGAAGGAATGGAAGAAGCTGAACGAAGCCCTGCGCGAGCAGTTCAAGAAGAAGCTGGCCGAGCGCCTACAAAACCCGCGCATTCCGTCCGCGGCCCTCTCGGGAATGCCGGACTGCTTCAAAATCAAGCTCCGCAAGGCTGGCTACCGGCTTGTCTACCGCGTCGATGAGGACGTCGTCTTCGTCACCGTCCTGGCGGTGGGCAAGCGGGACAAACTGCGCGTGTACGCATCGGCAGGCGGCAGGATTGCGGAATAG
- a CDS encoding type II toxin-antitoxin system Phd/YefM family antitoxin, with product MQTIYASKTVSVTELKRNLASILTQAGDDPVAVLNHNKPEAYLLSAALYERLLQRIEDLEDARLVQERQDGPFVEVNLRDL from the coding sequence ATGCAGACCATCTATGCCAGCAAGACCGTCAGCGTCACCGAGCTCAAGCGCAATCTGGCGTCCATCCTCACCCAGGCCGGAGACGATCCCGTGGCCGTGCTCAACCACAACAAGCCCGAGGCGTACCTGCTCTCGGCCGCGCTGTACGAGCGGCTCCTGCAACGCATCGAGGACCTGGAAGACGCGCGGCTCGTCCAGGAGCGGCAGGACGGCCCCTTCGTGGAAGTGAACCTCCGTGACCTATAG
- a CDS encoding ADP-ribosylglycohydrolase family protein, producing MRNTRRDAVVAAFMADCLALGPHWIYDQERIAREFPDFAAPAAPLPDSYHKTKGLGDFTHYGDQMLVLLESLAERGGFDRADFAARWKTLFETYGGYVDAASRRTLENLKAGWPFEDAGSTSEDLAGAARFAPLLAFIADEDALAEAARQQTGLTHTAPLVLDAAEFFARAAARILGGEEPVPAMRAAAQALAGGSVAELVEKGLASAGGETLSLIAAFGQNCHSPGALPAVVHLVAAYADDPARGLLQNVLAGGDSAGRGIAVGALLGAARGLDAFPAVWRTAMNAHGRIEALLP from the coding sequence ATGCGCAACACCAGACGCGACGCCGTGGTCGCGGCCTTCATGGCCGACTGCCTGGCGCTCGGTCCGCACTGGATATACGACCAGGAGCGCATCGCACGCGAATTTCCGGATTTCGCCGCCCCGGCCGCGCCGCTGCCGGATTCCTATCACAAAACCAAGGGCCTGGGCGATTTCACCCACTACGGCGACCAGATGCTCGTGCTCCTGGAGTCGCTGGCCGAGCGGGGAGGCTTCGACCGCGCGGACTTCGCCGCCCGCTGGAAGACGCTTTTCGAGACCTACGGCGGCTACGTGGACGCGGCCAGCCGCCGCACCCTGGAGAATCTGAAGGCCGGTTGGCCCTTCGAGGACGCGGGCAGCACCTCCGAGGATCTGGCCGGGGCCGCGCGCTTCGCGCCGCTCCTGGCCTTCATCGCGGACGAGGACGCCCTGGCCGAGGCCGCGCGGCAGCAGACCGGCCTGACCCACACCGCGCCGCTGGTGCTCGACGCGGCCGAGTTCTTCGCGCGCGCCGCCGCGCGCATCCTTGGCGGTGAGGAGCCGGTTCCGGCCATGCGCGCGGCCGCCCAGGCGCTCGCTGGCGGGTCCGTGGCCGAGTTGGTGGAAAAGGGTCTGGCCTCCGCGGGCGGCGAAACCCTGTCCCTGATCGCCGCCTTCGGCCAGAACTGCCATAGCCCCGGCGCCCTGCCCGCGGTGGTGCACCTCGTGGCCGCGTACGCCGACGACCCCGCGCGCGGGCTTTTGCAAAACGTCCTCGCGGGCGGCGACTCGGCTGGCAGGGGCATCGCCGTGGGCGCGCTGCTTGGCGCGGCCAGGGGGCTCGACGCCTTCCCGGCCGTCTGGCGCACGGCCATGAACGCGCATGGGCGCATCGAGGCCCTTTTACCGTGA
- a CDS encoding class I SAM-dependent methyltransferase, giving the protein MQHDDAFAARYDAWFATPEGKVAFEREKALLADLVSAWPRRGQRLLEIGCGTGMFLECFYEWGFDVDGVDPSAAMLKGARARMGKRADLRLGHAEHLPMDDKEYDYVTLITALEFCEDPEAAMREAVRVARKGVLVGFLNRRSFYALSTRCSCLCGDKGHVSSMRAARWFSLRDVVRLFANAAGKKPRRARSVLPGPPATWREGLPFRLLNHPLYPGWLGGFCAVRFDLVGDKPLTPLAAFTTEASPSGGSA; this is encoded by the coding sequence ATGCAGCACGACGACGCCTTCGCGGCACGCTACGACGCCTGGTTCGCCACCCCAGAGGGAAAGGTCGCCTTCGAGCGTGAAAAGGCGCTTTTGGCCGACCTCGTCTCGGCCTGGCCCCGGCGCGGCCAGCGGCTCCTGGAGATAGGCTGCGGCACGGGGATGTTTCTCGAATGCTTCTACGAATGGGGCTTCGATGTGGACGGAGTGGACCCCTCTGCGGCCATGCTCAAGGGTGCCCGCGCGCGCATGGGCAAGCGCGCCGACCTGCGCCTGGGCCACGCCGAGCACCTGCCCATGGACGACAAGGAATACGACTACGTGACCCTGATCACGGCCCTGGAGTTCTGCGAGGACCCCGAGGCCGCCATGCGCGAGGCCGTGCGCGTGGCCCGCAAGGGCGTGCTCGTGGGCTTTTTGAACCGCCGCTCGTTCTATGCCTTGTCCACACGTTGCTCCTGCCTGTGCGGCGACAAGGGGCACGTCTCGTCCATGCGCGCGGCGCGCTGGTTCAGCCTGCGCGACGTGGTCAGACTGTTCGCGAACGCGGCGGGAAAAAAGCCGCGTCGGGCGCGCTCCGTGCTGCCCGGCCCCCCGGCCACCTGGCGGGAGGGGCTGCCGTTTAGGCTCCTGAATCATCCGCTGTATCCCGGCTGGCTCGGGGGATTTTGCGCCGTACGCTTCGATCTCGTGGGTGACAAACCCTTGACGCCCCTGGCGGCCTTCACCACCGAGGCCAGCCCGAGCGGCGGCAGCGCGTGA